The Lycium barbarum isolate Lr01 chromosome 9, ASM1917538v2, whole genome shotgun sequence genome has a segment encoding these proteins:
- the LOC132610590 gene encoding small ribosomal subunit protein uS19-like produces the protein MADVEADVTAGQPRKRTFKKFSYRGVDLDALLDMSTDDLVKLFNARPRRRFQRGLKRKPMALIKKLRKAKREALPGEKPEPVKTHLRNMIIVPEMIGSVIGIYNGKTFNQIEVKPEMIGHYLAEFSISYKPVKHGRPGIGATHSSRFIPLK, from the exons ATG GCGGACGTTGAAGCTGATGTGACAGCGGGACAGCCAAGGAAGAGAACATTTAAGAAGTTCAGCTACAGAGGAGTCGATCTCGATGCTCTTCTCGATATGTCTACTGATGACCTCGTTAAGCTCTTCAATGCTCGTCCTCGTAGAAG GTTTCAAAGAGGTTTGAAGAGGAAGCCGATGGCACTGATCAAGAAGCTGAGGAAGGCG AAACGTGAGGCTCTACCGGGTGAAAAGCCAGAGCCTGTCAAGACTCACCTGAGGAACATGATTATCGTTCCTGAGATGATTGGAAGTGTTATCGGAATTTACAATGGAAAAACTTTCAATCAGATCGAAGTCAAGCCTGAGATGATTGGCCACTATCTGGCCGAGTTCTCCATCTCGTATAAGCCGGTCAAGCATGGTAGACCCGGTATTGGTGCTACTCACTCGTCAAGGTTCATACCGCTTAAGTGA
- the LOC132610574 gene encoding histone H1-like: MVSATAKKTVAPKKPRSHPPYVEMISEAIMVLKERTGSSQVAIAKFIEEKQKDLPSNFRKLLLVQLKKLVASGKLTKIKGSFKLTPAVKPAAKPAAKAVAPPAKKKTTATSKPKAVKSKAAAPAKKATKKTVAAPAKKVVKKATPVKKAAVAKVKKTTPAKKVVKKPKTIKATPAKKAKK; this comes from the exons ATGGTGTCTGCTACTGCAAAGAAAACTGTTGCTCCTAAGAAACCCAGATCTCATCCTCCTTATGTTGAG ATGATATCAGAAGCAATAATGGTGTTGAAGGAAAGAACTGGTTCAAGTCAAGTTGCGATAGCAAAATTCATTGAAGAAAAGCAAAAGGATTTGCCTTCAAATTTCAGGAAACTCTTGTTAGTTCAATTGAAGAAACTCGTCGCTTCAGGCAAACTCACTAAAATCAAAGGCTCTTTCAAGCTCACCCCTGCTGTCAAACCCGCCGCAAAACCCGCCGCAAAGGCCGTTGCTCCTCCGGCGAAGAAGAAAACCACCGCCACCTCAAAGCCAAAAGCAGTGAAGAGTAAAGCAGCAGCGCCGGCGAAGAAAGCGACGAAGAAGACAGTGGCTGCTCCGGCGAAGAAGGTTGTGAAGAAAGCAACTCCGGTGAAGAAAGCTGCGGTTGCTAAAGTGAAGAAAACTACACCGGCGAAGAAGGTTGTGAAGAAGCCTAAAACTATTAAGGCAACTCCTGCTAAGAAAGCTAAGAAATGA
- the LOC132609813 gene encoding transcription factor bHLH92 gives MEEFFHISWFDDDEANSVVNQSAFVSFREQPNEGFGVSGYGRNVSANHQNMNKRMMEFLKKNWSPKNGEMKMEREKGHKHMIKERIRREKQKQSYLALHKLLPMGTKGEKNAIIQTATQRVQELQKYKENLKKRNDELQMILAESEKEEFEKANIKAKVSNPISGVDSMLEVLKCLKNCGTKANGIQSSFSQQEFSTMIEIETKSGAAELEKVVQNTLFEAERNFRAHWQPMTM, from the exons atGGAAGAGTTCTTTCACATTTCTTGGTTTGATGATGATGAAGCTAATTCTGTGGTGAACCAAAGTGCTTTTGTGAGTTTTAGAGAACAACCAAATGAAGGATTTGGGGTTTCTGGCTATGGAAGAAATGTATCGGCGAATCATCAGAACATGAACAAGAGGATGATGGAGTTCTTGAAGAAGAATTGGAGTCCCAAAAATGGAGAAATGAAAATGGAAAGAGAGAAAGGTCATAAACACATGATTAAAGAGAGGATTAGAAGGGAAAAACAGAAGCAGAGTTATTTGGCCTTGCATAAATTGCTTCCTATGGGAACTAAG GGTGAGAAGAATGCAATAATCCAAACAGCAACACAGAGAGTTCAAGAGCTGCAAAAATAcaaagaaaatttaaagaagagaaatgaTGAACTTCAAATGATTTTAGCAGAAAGTGAAAAGGAGGAATTTGAGAAGGCTAATATCAAAGCAAAAGTCAGTAATCCAATTTCTGGTGTTGATTCAATGCTAGAAGTTCTCAAGTGCTTGAAGAACTGTGGAACAAAAGCAAATGGCATACAATCAAGTTTTTCTCAGCAAGAATTCTCCACTATGATTGAAATAGAAACTAAG AGTGGAGCAGCAGAACTGGAAAAAGTAGTGCAAAATACTCTATTTGAAGCTGAAAGGAACTTTCGTGCCCATTGGCAGCCAATGACCATGTAA
- the LOC132608778 gene encoding uncharacterized protein LOC132608778 — protein sequence MTNFNDDDIDLGLALGCTTRNNVQTKPKDDSSGAGVNASSTVDMAFAASDPLSELVWSPRKGLSLKCADSSLADKKPFLLWNVGPSNLIGSPSQSDGFFKGTYDENAAYEKIIDSQERFRTSVMGGSKSGNEVVKLETNQDEENVKNTEKGFCITQDIIHTVESFQNHAGKGEFGTERSLLHRASSKVDMETTEPLAGKINQEMSTSNKCRKGEALIPAVKDSEALACLLPNSQTEKEADKTLESTALAGLEKLECTAENDVHLRGINETCDQNKEQLLRDGSAPPETSPTHSRSSSYRRKGKGKALSDGNDNSKMSNDEENSHESVESCNSTRLIPKGTKRWHFEQQFFVGSKRIRTDMRGDTATESTVERNNSSFMTWISNMVKGFPKSNLEESPTLALTVTPNNEENHGKGKTNHQEIVMYDKNHDSNSKSIGFQSVFQSLYCPTLKVSETEIPKEDHPSADKVLINVPPISCHRGDDMSDSHMLMSNDKFNQSTVARKEMLPIQTQVMPPVVFPQEASRTTSAENKASSDMSNRNQSLRSLWITRFSNKTPVSTVLNIANSKPTTHETLTSVECRIEQASSEAKETSAGDQDGDVAASSKEMDDNNYERSMNNLHRIIPSAKFNKSEALASLFARRLDALKHIIPSSTRNEYSYARTTCFFCGRSGHDLHNCSEVTESELEILIRSIGSYDGAEESPCLCIRCFQLDHWAISCPTSSSNRSQQLQHNVSPVNQNRNECLPSLLEIKQGHPIELANSDLMHNRKQFWFAITSGSNQVQKQRTSDPTENSLKENIISSNLVSKEITDVPKGIFDVIRGLRFSRVDILKWMNSNTSLSHLDGFFLRLRLGKWEAGLGGTGYHVACITGLKGEKIERDSKNCIYVNVCGVKCFVESQYISNQDFLEDELTTWWRKSLESGGEVPTEGDLRLKLEERTKLRF from the exons ATGACAAATTTCAACGACGATGATATTGATTTAGGACTTGCTCTAGGTTGCACCACTCGTAATAATGTTCAGACAAAGCCAAAAGATGATTCATCTGGTGCAGGTGTAAATGCAAGCTCAACGGTGGATATGGCATTTGCAGCATCTGATCCCCTATCTGAATTAGTTTGGTCCCCTCGCAAAGGTTTGAGCCTCAAATGTGCTGATAGTAGCTTAGCTGACAAAAAACCTTTTCTTCTGTGGAATGTGGGACCAAGCAATTTGATCGGTTCGCCATCACAAAGTGACGGATTTTTTAAGGGGACTTATGATGAAAATGCTGCTTATGAGAAAATAATCGACTCTCAAGAAAGGTTTCGGACCAGTGTAATGGGGGGATCAAAAAGTGGAAATGAAGTGGTTAAGTTAGAAACTAATCAAGATGAGGAAAATGTGAAGAATACTGAGAAGGGCTTTTGCATTACTCAAGATATCATTCACACAGTTGAAAGTTTTCAAAATCATGCAG GTAAGGGAGAGTTTGGAACAGAGAGATCTCTGCTACACCGAGCCAGTTCCAAGGTTGATATGGAAACTACCGAACCTCTAGCAGGGAAAATTAATCAAGAAATGTCGACTAGTAACAAGTGTAGAAAGGGAGAAGCTCTAATTCCTGCTGTCAAAGACTCTGAGGCCCTTGCGTGTCTGCTTCCAAACTCACAGACCGAAAAGGAAGCAGACAAAACATTAGAATCTACCGCTCTGGCAGGACTGGAGAAACTGGAGTGCACAGCTGAGAATGATGTGCATCTTCGAGGGATTAACGAGACTTGTGATCAGAACAAGGAGCAACTTCTTAGGGACGGTTCTGCTCCACCTGAAACTTCTCCAACACATAGCAGGTCCTCATCATATAGAAGGAAAGGCAAAGGAAAAGCATTATCAGACGGAAATGACAATAGCAAAATGTCAAATGATGAGGAGAATAGCCATGAGAGTGTAGAAAGCTGCAACAGTACAAGGTTAATCCCGAAGGGTACTAAACGTTGGCACTTTGAGCAGCAGTTTTTTGTTGGAAGTAAAAGAATCAGGACGGACATGCGTGGAGATACTGCTACAGAATCGACAGTTGAACGTAATAATAGCTCTTTCATGACTTGGATTTCAAACATGGTAAAGGGATTCCCTAAATCCAATCTCGAAGAGTCTCCAACTCTTGCTCTCACCGTTACTCCTAATAAtgaggaaaatcatggaaagggGAAGACTAATCATCAGGAAATTGTTATGTATGACAAAAATCATGATTCCAATAGCAAGTCTATTGGTTTCCAATCTGTATTTCAGTCACTATACTGCCCAACCTTGAAGGTGTCTGAAACAGAAATACCGAAAGAGGATCATCCGTCAGCTGACAAAGTCCTCATCAATGTTCCTCCAATATCCTGTCATCGGGGAGACGATATGTCAGATTCACACATGCTAATGTCTAATGACAAATTCAATCAATCTACAGTGGCTCGCAAAGAGATGCTACCGATTCAAACTCAGGTTATGCCTCCAGTTGTTTTTCCTCAGGAGGCTAGTAGGACCACTTCAGCAGAAAACAAAGCTTCTAGTGACATGTCCAATAGAAATCAGTCTCTTCGTAGCCTGTGGATTACTAGATTCTCCAACAAAACTCCCGTAAGTACTGTTCTGAACATAGCTAATTCCAAGCCAACTACACATGAAACATTAACAAGTGTGGAGTGTCGGATCGAACAGGCAAGCTCTGAAGCAAAGGAGACTTCAGCTGGTGACCAAGATGGTGATGTGGCAGCCAGCTCGAAAGAGATGGATGACAATAATTATGAAAGGTCGATGAATAATCTGCATCGTATTATACCTTCTGCCAAATTCAATAAGTCAGAAGCACTGGCCTCTCTGTTTGCTAGGAGATTGGATGCTCTTAAACACATAATACCTTCTTCAACAAGAAATGAGTATAGTTACGCAAGAACAACTTGTTTCTTCTGTGGCAGAAGTGGCCATGACTTGCACAACTGTTCAGAGGTGACAGAATCTGAGTTGGAAATTCTTATTAGAAGCATCGGATCTTATGATGGCGCTGAGGAATCTCCTTGTTTGTGCATTAGATGTTTTCAACTAGATCACTGGGCTATTTCCTGCCCAACTTCATCTTCAAACAGGTCACAGCAGTTACAACACAACGTTTCTCCTGTTAATCAGAACAGGAATGAATGTTTGCCTAGCCTTCTTGAAATAAAGCAAGGCCATCCCATTGAACTTGCTAATAGTGACCTAATGCACAACAGAAAGCAGTTTTGGTTTGCAATAACTTCTGGTTCCAATCAAGTTCAGAAGCAGAGAACTTCTGATCCTACCGAGAACAGTTTGAAAGAAAATATAATTTCTTCCAATCTTGTTAGTAAGGAGATAACAGATGTTCCAAAAGGAATTTTTGATGTCATCAGAGGTCTTCGGTTTTCTCGTGTGGACATTCTCAA ATGGATGAACTCCAACACTTCACTATCGCATTTGGATGGGTTTTTCTTGCGCTTGAGACTAGGGAAGTGGGAAGCAGGGCTAGGAGGTACAGGATATCATGTTGCATGCATAACTG GTCTAAAAGGAGAAAAAATAGAGAGAGATTCCAAGAACTGCATATATGTTAATGTCTGTGGAGTCAAATGCTTTGTGGAAAGCCAGTATATCTCCAACCAAGACTTTTTGGAG GATGAACTAACTACTTGGTGGCGCAAATCTTTGGAGAGTGGTGGGGAGGTTCCTACGGAAGGCGATTTAAGACTCAAACTTGAGGAGCGTACGAAACTACGGTTCTAA